A genomic stretch from Natronomonas gomsonensis includes:
- a CDS encoding NOB1 family endonuclease, with translation MQILDSSAFIHDFTTSSDIVTIPLVREELEDEAGYRFDALEGSGMQIHIPDPSTIERVERAARETGDAEELSRTDIRLLAAAFELDGTLVTDDYAMQNVAEKLDVAVEVIARDGIDETREWQFQCQGCGRTFDDHRERCEICGSDLERKRP, from the coding sequence ATGCAGATTCTCGATTCGTCGGCCTTCATCCACGACTTCACCACCAGCAGCGACATCGTCACCATCCCGCTCGTCCGCGAGGAACTCGAAGACGAGGCCGGCTATCGCTTCGACGCCCTCGAAGGCTCCGGGATGCAGATACACATTCCCGACCCAAGCACGATAGAGCGGGTCGAACGCGCCGCCCGCGAGACGGGCGACGCGGAGGAACTCTCCCGGACCGACATCCGACTGCTTGCGGCCGCCTTCGAACTCGACGGGACGCTCGTCACCGACGACTACGCGATGCAGAACGTCGCCGAGAAACTCGACGTAGCCGTCGAGGTCATCGCGCGCGACGGCATCGACGAGACAAGGGAGTGGCAGTTCCAGTGTCAGGGCTGCGGACGGACGTTCGACGACCACCGCGAGCGCTGTGAAATCTGCGGGAGCGACCTCGAACGCAAGCGACCCTAA
- a CDS encoding CPBP family intramembrane glutamic endopeptidase, whose translation MSVSAERSSPALAVGGVAFLGLVGLLIGAVVGLIVISIASAFLPITSDSPLTSALSLVGQGIGLVGVAVVYLRFRDVSWSYLRIRRPTLRDLGWAVIATVGLFAVLAGASFLIDQLGLSATEHSVSQQAESNPALLLPLIPLSVLVTGPAEELLYRGVIQTRLREVFGATPAVAVAALVFSLVHIPAYGATSGLDASLATTLGVLFLLGASLGAAYEHTENLVVPAVAHGVYNAVVFGSNYANAVGLV comes from the coding sequence ATGAGCGTCTCCGCCGAACGGTCCTCGCCGGCCCTCGCGGTCGGCGGCGTCGCCTTCCTCGGATTGGTCGGGCTTCTCATCGGCGCCGTCGTCGGCCTCATCGTCATCAGCATCGCCAGCGCATTCCTTCCGATTACGTCGGATTCACCGCTGACCAGCGCCCTCTCACTCGTCGGACAGGGTATCGGCCTCGTCGGCGTCGCGGTCGTGTATCTCAGATTCAGGGACGTTTCGTGGTCGTATCTCCGCATCAGACGCCCCACGCTCCGGGACCTCGGCTGGGCGGTCATCGCGACGGTCGGCCTCTTCGCCGTCCTCGCGGGGGCGAGTTTCCTCATCGACCAACTCGGACTGTCGGCGACGGAACACTCCGTTTCCCAACAGGCCGAATCGAACCCCGCGCTGTTGCTCCCGCTCATCCCGCTTTCGGTGCTCGTCACCGGTCCGGCCGAGGAACTCCTCTACCGGGGCGTCATCCAGACCCGCCTCCGGGAGGTGTTCGGTGCCACTCCCGCGGTCGCCGTCGCTGCCTTGGTCTTCTCGCTCGTCCACATCCCAGCCTACGGGGCGACAAGCGGGCTTGACGCCAGTCTCGCGACGACCCTTGGAGTCCTCTTCCTTCTGGGTGCCTCCCTTGGTGCGGCGTACGAACACACCGAGAACCTCGTCGTTCCGGCCGTCGCCCACGGTGTCTACAACGCTGTCGTCTTCGGGTCGAACTACGCCAACGCCGTGGGTCTCGTCTGA
- a CDS encoding arylsulfotransferase family protein has product MRKRRVVVLVAVLLACLGVLGVLAVTADDPVETDGDTEERYPGNTLVTVQTYGWFGNYNGDVFVLNESGERVWEYQPDEAAVFDGEMLDNGNVMVSYGQHIPNSECPEEFRNAGPEGQRDHCVRNVVEEVDPDTNERVWAYTWYDHFVTYHEVHDADRLDSGETVIIDMGQHRTFTVNESGNITWEWSAIEHLDEGTEFWENHVEGTSREDHRYTGGSQDWTHMNDVDQLDNGNFLMSIRNFDVLIEVDPETDDIVRVIGEPGNEDIMHEQHDPNYLEAHDHVIVSDSENNRIVEYDAETMEEVWRYEGTGPGADEHLQWPRDAERLPNGNTMIADSRNFRILEVNETGSVVWGHDFSEERGIVYDVDPLGPDGELGEEPENAPPGDDLEGTDYGGGITGTIAFAESWIGFVFPSWVGLPGLLALLTMFGSAVGLTWEGIRTYRRS; this is encoded by the coding sequence ATGAGAAAGCGACGCGTCGTCGTCCTGGTTGCGGTTCTCCTGGCGTGTCTCGGCGTGCTCGGCGTGCTCGCCGTCACCGCCGACGACCCCGTCGAAACCGACGGTGACACGGAGGAACGGTATCCGGGGAACACGCTGGTGACGGTACAAACCTACGGCTGGTTCGGCAACTACAACGGTGACGTGTTCGTTCTCAACGAGAGCGGCGAGCGTGTCTGGGAGTATCAACCCGACGAAGCCGCGGTGTTCGACGGCGAGATGCTCGACAACGGCAACGTGATGGTCTCCTACGGACAGCACATTCCCAACAGCGAGTGTCCCGAGGAGTTCCGAAACGCCGGTCCCGAGGGCCAACGCGACCACTGCGTCCGGAACGTCGTCGAGGAAGTCGACCCCGACACCAACGAGCGCGTCTGGGCCTACACGTGGTACGACCACTTCGTCACCTACCACGAGGTCCACGACGCCGACCGACTGGACAGCGGCGAGACGGTCATCATCGACATGGGCCAACACCGGACGTTCACGGTCAACGAGAGCGGCAACATCACGTGGGAGTGGTCCGCGATCGAACACCTCGACGAAGGGACGGAGTTCTGGGAGAACCACGTCGAGGGGACCTCACGCGAGGACCACCGCTACACCGGCGGCAGTCAGGACTGGACCCACATGAACGACGTCGACCAACTGGACAACGGCAACTTCCTGATGTCCATCCGGAACTTCGACGTGCTCATCGAGGTCGACCCCGAAACCGACGACATCGTCCGCGTCATCGGGGAACCGGGCAACGAGGACATCATGCACGAACAACACGACCCGAACTACCTCGAGGCTCACGACCACGTCATCGTCTCCGACAGCGAGAACAACCGCATCGTCGAGTACGACGCCGAGACGATGGAGGAGGTCTGGCGCTACGAAGGGACGGGACCGGGGGCCGACGAACACCTCCAGTGGCCCCGGGACGCCGAGCGCCTGCCGAACGGCAACACGATGATAGCCGACTCCCGGAACTTCCGGATACTCGAAGTCAACGAGACCGGGTCGGTCGTCTGGGGCCACGACTTCAGCGAGGAGCGTGGCATCGTCTACGACGTCGACCCGCTGGGGCCCGACGGCGAGTTGGGTGAAGAACCCGAAAACGCCCCGCCGGGCGACGACCTCGAAGGCACCGACTACGGTGGCGGTATCACCGGCACCATCGCCTTCGCGGAGTCGTGGATTGGCTTCGTGTTCCCCTCGTGGGTCGGCCTGCCGGGACTGCTCGCGCTGTTGACGATGTTCGGCAGTGCCGTCGGTCTCACGTGGGAAGGTATCCGAACGTACCGTCGGAGCTGA
- a CDS encoding plastocyanin/azurin family copper-binding protein, producing the protein MQRRQYLRTAALAGAALGIAGCTEGGNGNGDTDGTPETTPTETPTETAPPTAEPTDEPTETPTPTPTPEPPSDPDQRVAVGDGLNFDPEAFDISVGDTVLWEWVGAGHNIKYDDGGVPEGTDWTGTEGSRTTTYGEGHVHFHTFETAGEYDYYCVPHQSSGMTASFTVTE; encoded by the coding sequence ATGCAACGACGACAGTACCTCCGAACGGCCGCACTCGCCGGGGCCGCACTCGGAATCGCAGGCTGTACCGAGGGCGGCAACGGCAACGGCGATACCGACGGGACGCCCGAGACAACACCGACGGAGACGCCAACGGAGACGGCCCCGCCGACGGCGGAACCGACGGACGAACCGACGGAGACGCCGACGCCGACGCCGACCCCCGAGCCACCGTCGGACCCCGACCAGCGGGTCGCGGTCGGCGACGGCCTCAACTTCGACCCCGAGGCGTTCGACATCTCCGTCGGGGACACCGTCCTCTGGGAGTGGGTCGGAGCGGGGCACAACATCAAGTACGATGACGGCGGCGTCCCCGAGGGGACCGACTGGACCGGCACCGAGGGCAGTCGCACGACGACCTACGGCGAGGGTCACGTCCACTTCCACACCTTCGAGACGGCTGGCGAGTACGACTACTACTGCGTGCCTCACCAGAGCAGCGGGATGACGGCGTCGTTCACCGTCACGGAGTAG
- a CDS encoding aldo/keto reductase, with protein sequence MNYRTLGDSDVEVSEIGFGAWVVGSDWWGDRSEQQAVEMLQYAVEQGITYFDTGDVYGHGRSEELVGEALADYRDEVTVATKIGYDFYNNPQAGHGELPKELNREYLEEAFEKSLDRLDMDRVDVLQLHNANVEEMDADVLEFLDEVREEGRADAIGLALGPSIGWLAEGDLAIEEEFDSVQLVWNLLEQEVGNHFLETLERTGSSTSLIPRVPHSSGLLNEQVTPETELDEGDHRGFRPDEWYETGWEKIETLRFLERDGERTMAQASLQWLLSQDHVASVTPTFRTREDIDEWAAASEVPALSDEELDRVADLYADNFGIDREDGMDALRSSVDDEDIQSAGLDKQSAGS encoded by the coding sequence ATGAACTATCGGACGCTTGGCGACTCCGATGTGGAGGTCAGCGAAATCGGCTTCGGTGCCTGGGTTGTCGGCAGCGACTGGTGGGGCGACCGAAGCGAACAGCAGGCCGTCGAGATGCTCCAGTACGCCGTCGAACAGGGCATCACCTACTTCGACACCGGCGACGTGTACGGCCACGGCCGCTCCGAGGAGTTGGTGGGCGAGGCACTCGCCGACTACCGCGATGAGGTGACCGTCGCCACCAAAATCGGCTACGATTTCTACAACAATCCGCAGGCCGGCCACGGCGAACTGCCGAAGGAACTGAACCGGGAGTACCTCGAAGAGGCCTTCGAGAAGTCACTCGACCGCCTCGACATGGACCGCGTCGACGTGTTGCAACTGCACAACGCCAACGTCGAGGAGATGGACGCCGACGTCTTGGAGTTCCTCGACGAGGTTCGCGAAGAGGGCCGTGCCGACGCCATCGGACTGGCGCTCGGCCCCTCTATCGGCTGGCTCGCGGAGGGCGACCTCGCCATCGAGGAGGAGTTCGACTCCGTGCAGCTGGTGTGGAACCTCCTCGAACAGGAAGTCGGCAACCACTTCCTCGAAACCCTCGAACGGACCGGCTCCTCGACGAGTCTCATCCCCCGTGTGCCGCACTCCTCGGGGCTGCTCAACGAGCAGGTCACCCCCGAAACGGAACTCGACGAGGGCGACCACCGCGGCTTCCGCCCCGACGAGTGGTACGAGACCGGCTGGGAGAAAATCGAGACGCTGCGCTTCTTAGAGCGCGACGGCGAACGCACGATGGCTCAAGCGAGCCTCCAGTGGCTCCTCTCACAGGACCACGTCGCCTCGGTCACGCCGACGTTCCGCACCCGCGAGGACATCGACGAGTGGGCCGCCGCCAGCGAGGTGCCAGCGCTTTCCGACGAGGAACTCGACCGCGTCGCCGACCTCTATGCGGACAACTTCGGCATCGACCGCGAGGACGGGATGGATGCACTCCGCTCGTCGGTCGACGACGAGGACATCCAGTCGGCGGGACTGGACAAACAGAGCGCCGGAAGCTAA
- the infB gene encoding translation initiation factor IF-2 encodes MSDAHTTDAGDEAELRTPIVAVLGHVDHGKTSLLDKVRGSAVTAGEAGAITQHIGATAVPLSTISDIAGRLVDPDDFDLPGLLFIDTPGHHSFSTLRSRGGALADIAILVVDVNDGFQPQTLEAIDILKRTQTPFIVAANKVDTVPGWNPNPDEPIQQTLEKQSDRAEERLNQQLYEIIGELSDNGFSADMYWRVQDFRGNIGVVPVSAETGEGVPDLLTVLMGLSQRYLKEEMSIDVGGPGVGTVLEVKEERGFGTTLDIVLYDGTVRADDTIVVGGKNDPIVTEVRALLQPRPLAEIRTEKQFEQVEEVGAAAGVKIAAPDLDDAMAGAPVRVVRDRPLEDVIAEVQAELAEIDVVTEEDGVVVKADTLGSLEAIASALADAEVPIVRAEVGDVAPRDVAVASTAEEGKHQAILGFNVDVLEDAEREATESDVKLFVDDVIYQLVEEYENHVESIERAQQEQVLDKIQRPCRFRILEDHVFRQSSPAVVGVEVLSGTLKRNSRVVKWEGNDTTRVGELKSLQDAGDDIDEARAGEQVAASIDGPTVGRQIEEGDELWTEIPEKHAKILEQELSEDIPTDELEALGMYLDKHRKRDPFWGK; translated from the coding sequence ATGTCTGACGCTCACACCACCGACGCCGGGGACGAAGCGGAGTTACGGACGCCTATCGTCGCCGTCTTGGGCCACGTCGACCACGGGAAGACGAGCCTGCTGGACAAAGTCCGCGGGTCGGCGGTCACGGCCGGCGAGGCCGGCGCCATCACACAACACATCGGCGCGACGGCGGTCCCACTGTCGACGATTTCGGACATCGCGGGCCGCCTCGTCGACCCCGACGACTTCGACCTTCCGGGACTGCTGTTCATCGACACGCCCGGCCACCACTCGTTTTCGACGCTTCGGTCACGCGGCGGCGCACTCGCCGACATCGCCATCCTCGTCGTCGACGTCAACGACGGCTTCCAACCGCAGACGCTGGAGGCCATCGACATCCTCAAGCGAACCCAGACGCCGTTCATCGTCGCGGCGAACAAAGTCGACACGGTGCCGGGGTGGAACCCCAACCCCGACGAACCGATACAGCAGACGCTGGAAAAACAGAGCGACCGCGCCGAAGAACGGCTCAATCAACAACTGTACGAGATTATCGGCGAACTCTCCGACAACGGCTTCTCGGCCGACATGTACTGGCGGGTCCAGGACTTCCGGGGTAACATCGGCGTCGTCCCCGTCTCCGCGGAAACCGGCGAGGGCGTCCCAGACCTCCTGACCGTCCTGATGGGACTGTCCCAGCGGTACCTCAAAGAGGAGATGTCCATCGACGTGGGTGGCCCCGGCGTCGGGACCGTTCTGGAGGTCAAAGAGGAACGCGGCTTCGGGACGACGCTGGACATCGTGCTGTACGACGGGACGGTTCGGGCCGACGACACTATCGTCGTCGGCGGGAAGAACGACCCCATCGTCACCGAGGTGCGGGCGCTGTTGCAACCGCGACCGCTCGCCGAAATTCGGACGGAAAAGCAGTTCGAGCAGGTCGAGGAGGTCGGCGCCGCGGCCGGCGTGAAAATCGCCGCGCCGGACCTCGACGACGCGATGGCCGGCGCGCCCGTCCGTGTCGTCCGCGACCGCCCACTAGAGGATGTCATCGCGGAAGTGCAGGCCGAACTCGCCGAAATCGACGTGGTCACCGAAGAGGATGGCGTCGTAGTCAAAGCCGACACCCTCGGGTCGCTGGAGGCTATCGCCTCCGCCTTAGCGGACGCCGAGGTCCCCATCGTCCGCGCGGAGGTCGGCGACGTGGCGCCCCGCGACGTGGCCGTCGCCTCCACCGCCGAGGAGGGCAAACATCAGGCCATCCTCGGGTTCAACGTCGACGTACTCGAAGACGCTGAACGCGAGGCAACCGAAAGCGACGTGAAACTGTTCGTCGACGACGTGATTTACCAACTCGTCGAGGAGTACGAGAACCACGTCGAGAGCATCGAGCGCGCCCAACAGGAGCAGGTGCTCGACAAGATTCAACGGCCCTGTCGGTTCCGCATCCTCGAAGACCACGTCTTCCGGCAGTCCAGTCCCGCTGTCGTCGGTGTCGAAGTCCTCTCGGGAACGCTGAAGCGCAACTCCCGCGTCGTCAAGTGGGAGGGCAACGACACCACCCGCGTCGGCGAACTCAAATCGCTGCAGGACGCCGGCGATGACATCGACGAGGCCCGCGCCGGCGAGCAGGTTGCCGCCTCCATCGACGGCCCGACGGTCGGCCGACAAATCGAGGAGGGCGACGAACTCTGGACGGAAATCCCCGAGAAACACGCCAAGATTCTCGAACAGGAACTCTCCGAGGACATCCCCACCGACGAACTCGAAGCGCTCGGGATGTACCTCGACAAACACCGCAAGCGGGATCCCTTCTGGGGCAAGTGA
- a CDS encoding glucose-6-phosphate isomerase, translating into MHIDFGNALSTETTHGVSEASLQRLDERVVRAHDRIETGIEDREFGYACLALPEDTDADAIREAVAGFDPEAVLTVGIGGSSLGADTITAALGLEGHYTLDNIDPQYTRRLLDRLPLSETLVNVVSKSGTTAETLANFLVVREAMADAGVEWTDRTVVTSGDSGPLVELAETHDLPTCRVPEGLPGRFSALSPVGLLPAAALGGDIEAVLEGGAEGRASLEPSLFDCPAYAYGAVSYALEQRGATTNAFVPYAEDLEPFGEWFAQLWAESLGKDGLGQTPARALGVTDQHSQLQLYRAGRKDKLVTLVRPRERTDIDIPETNVEELSYLGGETLGELLDAEFEATEASLVAAGQPNVRIEIDRLDAHGVGELLYGMEAACILAGELSGVSTFTQPAVEWGKRAARGLLGAGEFEEAEAVKDKTVRRVE; encoded by the coding sequence ATGCACATCGACTTCGGCAACGCCTTGTCCACCGAGACGACACACGGCGTCTCGGAGGCGTCCTTACAACGCCTCGACGAACGCGTCGTCCGCGCCCACGACCGCATCGAGACCGGTATCGAGGACCGCGAGTTCGGCTATGCGTGTCTCGCACTCCCGGAAGACACCGACGCCGACGCTATCCGCGAGGCAGTCGCGGGGTTCGACCCCGAAGCGGTGTTGACCGTCGGCATCGGCGGGTCGTCGCTCGGCGCCGACACCATCACCGCCGCGTTGGGCCTTGAGGGCCACTACACGCTCGACAACATCGACCCCCAATACACTCGACGGCTACTCGACCGACTCCCGCTGTCCGAGACGCTCGTCAACGTCGTCTCGAAGTCGGGAACGACCGCAGAGACGCTGGCGAACTTCCTCGTCGTTCGGGAGGCGATGGCCGACGCCGGTGTCGAGTGGACCGACCGAACGGTCGTCACGTCGGGCGATTCCGGGCCGCTCGTGGAGTTGGCCGAAACCCACGACCTACCGACGTGTCGCGTTCCGGAGGGGCTTCCCGGCCGGTTTTCGGCGCTGTCGCCGGTCGGTCTGCTTCCGGCGGCGGCGCTGGGCGGCGACATCGAGGCCGTTCTCGAAGGCGGTGCCGAGGGCCGAGCGTCGCTGGAACCGTCGCTGTTCGACTGTCCGGCCTACGCCTACGGCGCCGTTTCCTACGCCCTCGAACAGCGCGGCGCGACGACGAACGCCTTCGTCCCCTACGCCGAGGACCTCGAACCGTTCGGGGAGTGGTTCGCCCAACTGTGGGCCGAGAGCCTCGGCAAGGACGGCCTCGGGCAGACGCCCGCCCGCGCCCTCGGTGTGACCGACCAACACTCCCAACTGCAGTTGTACCGGGCCGGCCGGAAGGACAAACTCGTGACGCTCGTTCGGCCCCGGGAACGGACGGACATCGACATCCCGGAAACGAACGTCGAGGAGTTGTCGTACCTCGGCGGCGAGACGCTGGGCGAACTGCTCGACGCGGAGTTCGAGGCGACTGAAGCGTCACTCGTCGCGGCGGGGCAACCCAACGTCCGCATCGAAATCGACCGCCTCGACGCCCACGGCGTCGGTGAGTTGCTGTACGGAATGGAGGCGGCGTGTATCCTCGCCGGCGAATTGTCCGGTGTGTCGACGTTCACACAGCCGGCCGTCGAGTGGGGGAAACGCGCCGCGCGCGGACTCCTCGGTGCGGGGGAGTTCGAGGAGGCCGAGGCCGTCAAGGACAAGACCGTCCGACGCGTCGAGTAG
- a CDS encoding acyltransferase yields the protein MTKRHVSLPADAEEGLRTFIDEVDRRLSSDESTCEVVEDVLIDLHGDRDAYERWQTGGDVSPAERVRLQGYDPCNSTLESEYYAEKDEDAFEQSKHLQWLWRQFDATPMADNVEFALRFRRMLADHLFESCGENCRFFKGISFTYGHNISVGDNVVVHDDVHLDDRGKLTIGDRVSISDGVHIYSHDHDIVDQTEVENFHTIIGDDARVTYDAMVRAGVRVGENAVVGARGVAQSDIPDHHVAVGMPAKSVRVKPGFEDVAEPLDADHADDRESRRIPYDLPNDIRRFDEFQRDLDRS from the coding sequence ATGACGAAGCGACACGTCTCGCTGCCGGCCGACGCCGAGGAGGGGCTTCGAACCTTCATCGACGAGGTCGACCGCCGGCTATCGAGCGACGAGAGCACCTGTGAGGTCGTCGAAGACGTTCTCATCGACCTCCACGGGGACCGCGATGCCTACGAGCGGTGGCAGACCGGCGGCGACGTTTCCCCGGCCGAACGGGTCCGCCTGCAGGGGTACGACCCGTGTAACTCGACGCTGGAGAGCGAGTACTACGCCGAGAAGGACGAGGACGCCTTCGAGCAATCGAAACACCTCCAATGGCTCTGGCGACAGTTCGACGCCACACCGATGGCCGACAACGTCGAGTTCGCCCTTCGGTTCCGGCGAATGCTCGCCGACCACCTCTTCGAGTCCTGCGGGGAGAACTGTCGGTTCTTCAAGGGCATCTCGTTCACCTACGGCCACAACATCTCCGTCGGCGACAACGTCGTCGTACACGACGATGTCCACCTCGACGACCGGGGGAAACTCACCATCGGCGACCGCGTCTCGATTTCCGACGGCGTCCACATCTACTCCCACGACCACGACATCGTCGACCAGACCGAAGTCGAGAACTTCCACACGATAATCGGCGACGACGCCCGCGTCACCTACGACGCGATGGTTCGAGCGGGCGTCAGAGTCGGCGAGAACGCCGTCGTCGGTGCCCGGGGCGTCGCCCAGTCGGATATCCCGGACCACCACGTCGCGGTCGGTATGCCCGCGAAAAGCGTCCGCGTGAAACCCGGGTTCGAGGACGTGGCCGAACCGCTCGACGCCGATCACGCCGACGACCGCGAATCGCGACGCATTCCCTACGACCTCCCCAACGACATCAGGCGGTTCGACGAGTTCCAGCGGGACCTCGACCGGTCCTGA
- a CDS encoding potassium channel family protein — translation MDSWRRRTFYYLLGLAAVILAYAAAYDYAMSVFENSPRSYLESLQIVVETFTTTGFGSDAAGWSSWEMLVLVIVMDLTGVVLIFLALPALVFPLFEEAISTTAPTSVEDLEDHVVICNLTSRGETLIDELESNGVDYVIIENEREVAEELHESGYSVIHADPKTVDGLRAAGLPSARALVADDTDQINTSIILTAKELADDVDVISFAEDPSRERYHHLAGADEVFSPRALLGRSLASKITTSISTSLSEAIAAGDQFEIVELPVHHGSELIGKTIDEIGIRQRTGANVIGAWFRGQFETPPSPDAVIDSGTVLLVTGQEKQLERLKNLTLSAIRHFRSSQTILIGRGEVGDSVASRLDEEGIPYTTIDLFEKPGVDIVGDATDPDDLEAGGIQEANTAVLALSDDTTTEFATLVARDLAPDIEILARAEENENVTKIYRAGADYVLSLATVSGRMLASTILDEEVISFDKQVDIVQTEAPGLVGTTIGEAEVRSETNCTVIAVERNGEVQTEIGPGFRIEDGDELIIAGTDEGTSAFTDRFG, via the coding sequence ATGGACAGTTGGCGGCGTCGGACGTTCTACTATCTTCTCGGCTTGGCGGCGGTGATACTGGCCTACGCCGCCGCCTACGACTACGCGATGTCGGTCTTCGAGAACAGCCCGCGGTCGTATCTCGAATCCCTCCAAATCGTTGTCGAGACGTTCACGACGACCGGCTTCGGCTCCGATGCGGCGGGGTGGTCATCCTGGGAGATGCTCGTGTTGGTCATCGTCATGGACCTGACAGGGGTCGTCCTCATCTTCCTGGCGCTGCCGGCGTTGGTGTTCCCGCTGTTCGAGGAGGCCATCTCGACGACCGCTCCGACGAGCGTCGAGGACCTCGAAGACCACGTCGTCATCTGTAACCTCACCTCCCGGGGCGAGACGCTCATCGACGAACTCGAGTCCAACGGCGTCGACTACGTCATCATCGAGAACGAACGCGAAGTAGCGGAGGAACTCCACGAGTCGGGGTATTCGGTCATCCACGCCGACCCGAAAACCGTCGACGGGCTCCGTGCGGCGGGGCTCCCGTCGGCCCGTGCGCTCGTCGCCGACGACACCGACCAAATCAACACGAGCATCATCCTGACCGCGAAGGAACTCGCCGACGACGTCGACGTCATCAGTTTTGCCGAGGACCCCTCCCGCGAGCGGTACCACCACCTCGCTGGCGCCGACGAGGTGTTCTCGCCGCGGGCGCTGTTGGGGCGGAGTCTCGCATCGAAAATCACGACCAGCATCTCAACGTCGCTCTCGGAGGCCATCGCGGCGGGCGACCAGTTCGAAATCGTCGAACTGCCCGTCCACCACGGCAGCGAACTCATTGGGAAGACCATCGACGAAATCGGCATCCGACAGCGGACCGGCGCGAACGTCATCGGCGCGTGGTTCCGCGGGCAGTTCGAGACGCCGCCGTCGCCGGACGCCGTCATCGACTCCGGTACGGTCCTTCTGGTCACTGGCCAAGAGAAGCAACTCGAACGGCTCAAGAACCTCACGCTGTCGGCCATCCGGCACTTCCGGAGCAGTCAGACCATCCTCATCGGTCGCGGCGAGGTCGGCGACTCCGTCGCCAGCCGGCTCGACGAGGAGGGCATCCCGTACACGACAATCGACCTCTTCGAAAAACCGGGCGTCGACATCGTCGGTGACGCGACCGACCCCGATGACCTCGAGGCAGGCGGGATTCAGGAGGCAAACACCGCCGTCCTCGCGCTGTCGGACGACACGACCACCGAATTCGCTACGCTCGTCGCTCGCGACCTCGCGCCCGATATCGAAATCCTCGCCCGCGCCGAGGAAAACGAGAACGTCACCAAAATTTATCGTGCCGGGGCGGACTACGTTCTCTCGCTTGCGACCGTCAGCGGTCGAATGTTGGCCTCGACGATTCTCGACGAGGAGGTCATCTCCTTCGACAAGCAAGTCGACATCGTCCAGACCGAGGCGCCGGGACTCGTCGGCACGACCATCGGCGAAGCGGAAGTCCGCTCGGAGACGAACTGTACGGTCATCGCCGTCGAACGGAACGGCGAGGTTCAGACCGAAATCGGCCCCGGGTTCCGAATCGAGGACGGCGACGAACTGATAATCGCCGGCACCGACGAGGGGACAAGCGCGTTCACCGACCGGTTCGGCTAG
- a CDS encoding DUF5811 family protein: MHGNTPHAGRVTEEPTTEARKALRRNIEAVTSSTRSLLPDTFVVGAEIVDGADGLQATVAVQPPAGSVVSAGFTFDEDADEAELARELAAGAALEAKHASEDVPQIAK, from the coding sequence ATGCACGGAAACACGCCCCACGCCGGTCGGGTCACGGAGGAGCCCACCACCGAAGCGCGCAAAGCGCTGCGTCGCAACATCGAGGCCGTCACGTCTTCTACCCGCTCGCTGCTCCCGGACACCTTCGTCGTCGGCGCCGAAATCGTCGACGGTGCCGACGGCCTGCAGGCGACCGTCGCGGTCCAACCGCCCGCCGGGTCGGTCGTCTCCGCAGGATTCACCTTCGACGAGGACGCCGACGAGGCCGAACTCGCACGCGAACTCGCCGCTGGCGCTGCGCTCGAAGCCAAACACGCCAGCGAGGACGTACCCCAGATAGCGAAGTAA
- a CDS encoding CopG family transcriptional regulator yields MQRYTLVCDETTAQQIEGLAVEYGLTEQEVLEQLVGVGLEELD; encoded by the coding sequence ATGCAGCGGTACACCCTCGTCTGTGATGAGACGACGGCGCAACAAATCGAGGGGCTGGCCGTTGAGTACGGCCTGACCGAACAGGAGGTCCTCGAACAGCTCGTCGGTGTCGGGCTCGAAGAGCTCGATTAG
- a CDS encoding PRC-barrel domain-containing protein — MSDVLAENLSEKEVMGSDGASLGTLYNITMDLKTGSLQNLVVDPGEQTVKTEFDHDEHGNLRVPVSRVQAVKDTIVVAR, encoded by the coding sequence ATGTCCGACGTACTCGCCGAGAACCTCTCGGAAAAAGAGGTGATGGGCTCCGACGGTGCGAGCCTCGGAACGCTGTACAACATCACGATGGACCTCAAGACCGGATCGCTACAGAACCTCGTCGTCGACCCCGGCGAGCAGACGGTCAAAACCGAGTTCGACCACGACGAACACGGGAACCTCCGCGTGCCGGTCAGTCGAGTACAGGCCGTGAAAGACACCATCGTCGTTGCTCGCTAA